A window from Dethiosulfovibrio russensis encodes these proteins:
- a CDS encoding rhodanese-like domain-containing protein → MIKIFLSITMICFAVTGAIADSLPLISVKEASKIQPVQFVDVRPEHQFIGWDTEKGKGGHIEGAKDFPLSWFDLAKSPEELDNELTRRELKKDMDTVLYGNDTLGSDAYDLFVGAGFKHVKILEGGLEKWIESGHTVKKMARYERLVYPEWVEELVNGRSPKTFKGGDFRVVEVNLPFEKDDFLRGHIPGAITVDDTINHVRGVRILADYQSIPMTEQLKFWNRPNDDDIKKKLEAMGVTSDTTVILYGSVAATTAAYRAGMIMHYAGVKDIRFLNGGKPLWELENLPLEKGENEWTSVDNFGVQIPQNPEVLIDYDEELAMVKNPDAVIASIRSWPEYLCEISGYTYIGEAGDIAKSRFGYAGSDPYAMEDYRNLDNTMFNYELIADRWKKWGITPDKAVSFHCGTGWRASETYFYAYAMGWDNIRVYDGGWYEWHKKKDSPRKEKGLPEDAPERKPHSFFKTTSKK, encoded by the coding sequence ATGATAAAAATCTTTTTATCGATAACCATGATCTGTTTCGCCGTCACAGGAGCTATTGCCGACTCGTTACCCTTAATTTCGGTAAAAGAGGCGTCTAAAATCCAACCGGTACAGTTCGTGGACGTTCGTCCGGAACATCAGTTCATCGGATGGGACACCGAGAAAGGCAAGGGCGGCCATATAGAAGGAGCCAAAGACTTTCCACTCAGCTGGTTCGACCTGGCGAAAAGCCCCGAGGAACTGGACAACGAACTGACCCGACGGGAATTAAAGAAAGATATGGACACCGTGCTGTACGGTAACGACACCCTAGGATCGGACGCCTACGATCTGTTCGTAGGCGCGGGGTTCAAGCACGTCAAGATTCTCGAGGGAGGACTCGAAAAGTGGATCGAATCGGGGCATACCGTGAAAAAGATGGCCCGATACGAGAGGCTCGTCTATCCCGAATGGGTCGAGGAACTCGTGAACGGACGGTCTCCGAAGACCTTTAAGGGCGGAGATTTTCGCGTAGTAGAGGTTAATCTACCTTTCGAGAAGGACGATTTCCTCAGAGGACACATCCCCGGCGCCATAACGGTCGACGACACTATCAACCACGTCAGAGGGGTCAGAATCCTAGCCGATTATCAGTCCATTCCGATGACGGAACAGCTCAAGTTTTGGAATCGCCCTAACGACGACGATATAAAGAAAAAATTGGAGGCAATGGGCGTTACCTCAGATACCACGGTAATTCTCTACGGCTCCGTAGCCGCAACTACCGCAGCCTACAGAGCCGGTATGATAATGCATTATGCCGGAGTAAAGGATATTCGTTTTTTGAACGGTGGCAAGCCTCTTTGGGAGCTTGAAAACCTACCGCTGGAAAAAGGCGAAAATGAATGGACCTCTGTTGATAACTTTGGAGTCCAAATTCCTCAAAACCCCGAGGTTTTGATTGATTACGACGAAGAGCTTGCCATGGTGAAAAACCCCGATGCCGTCATCGCCTCCATAAGAAGCTGGCCCGAATATCTTTGCGAGATAAGCGGCTATACCTATATAGGAGAAGCTGGAGATATCGCCAAATCCAGGTTTGGATATGCCGGATCCGATCCTTACGCTATGGAAGACTATCGGAACCTGGACAACACCATGTTTAACTACGAATTGATAGCAGACAGATGGAAGAAATGGGGAATCACTCCCGATAAAGCTGTCTCTTTCCACTGTGGAACCGGATGGCGAGCCAGCGAAACCTATTTCTACGCCTACGCTATGGGTTGGGATAATA
- a CDS encoding sensor histidine kinase translates to MKSLKGKTLLAAATAVLLTFFGSWLLMSRIVEDHIADEAVRELSRQAGLVARLVEESDGSLDLEELAQELECRISLIDGNGTVLRDTEASVERLDNHSNRPEIKRAFSSGAGSEIRYSRSLDSTMVYSARALSVDGNLQVVRLAYRLSALDQAAAEGRKRLLGLSILAALAVLALAQFMIRRFFRPLERIVAAADDIATGRESRFPIMADRELQSLSGALDDMSQQLHETMEELRHERGDLETLIASMPVGLILLDRKKSIRMINRCARELLDLKTGVLLPGSLHPLIDRVAQSGQADPVTLDLPERGLFLTVSAESIETGILLVFQDMTEEHRLDLARRNFIADASHEFQTPLTSIGVTAEFLMDEEDVDARKRYLNSILEQQRRLTSLVDDMLLLSRLEAEPPKEKREPLDLTEVLSEVISEHRSHPMASEVEITLEAPEKAPMVGRRDELYRALGNLIGNGVKYVKRRFENEPGGKIVVELKENEDLWTVTVSDNGVGIKESLASSIFERFQRGDPSRSRKNWGQGGYGLGLAIAKRIVEGHDGRIDLTRFVDGATFEVTLPK, encoded by the coding sequence ATGAAAAGCCTGAAGGGTAAGACACTGTTGGCCGCAGCGACCGCGGTGTTGCTGACCTTTTTCGGATCCTGGCTGCTGATGAGCCGGATAGTGGAAGATCATATCGCCGACGAGGCGGTTCGAGAGCTGTCCCGACAGGCGGGGCTCGTAGCCCGGCTGGTTGAGGAAAGCGACGGATCTCTCGACCTCGAAGAGCTGGCCCAAGAGCTGGAATGCAGGATCAGTCTGATAGACGGAAACGGCACGGTGCTTAGGGACACGGAGGCATCGGTCGAGAGACTGGACAACCACAGCAACAGACCGGAGATAAAGAGGGCCTTCTCATCAGGAGCGGGATCGGAGATAAGATACAGCAGAAGCCTGGACTCCACCATGGTCTACTCCGCCAGGGCCCTGTCGGTAGACGGGAACTTACAGGTGGTCCGGCTGGCCTACAGGCTGTCCGCCTTGGACCAGGCCGCGGCTGAAGGGCGCAAAAGACTGTTGGGGCTATCCATACTGGCGGCCCTCGCCGTTTTGGCCCTGGCCCAGTTCATGATAAGGCGATTTTTCAGACCTCTGGAGAGGATAGTCGCGGCGGCGGACGACATAGCGACAGGGAGGGAATCCCGGTTCCCCATAATGGCAGACAGGGAGCTTCAAAGCCTGTCGGGAGCCTTGGACGACATGTCCCAGCAGCTTCACGAGACCATGGAGGAACTGCGTCATGAAAGAGGCGACCTGGAGACCCTGATAGCATCCATGCCGGTAGGACTGATACTTCTGGACAGGAAAAAATCCATAAGGATGATAAATCGCTGCGCCAGAGAGCTGTTGGACCTGAAGACCGGCGTACTCCTTCCCGGCAGCCTCCACCCTCTGATAGACAGGGTGGCCCAGTCCGGACAAGCCGACCCAGTCACTCTGGACCTGCCGGAGAGGGGACTGTTCCTTACCGTTTCTGCCGAATCGATAGAGACGGGCATACTGCTGGTCTTCCAGGACATGACGGAAGAACACAGGCTGGACCTGGCGAGGCGTAATTTCATAGCAGACGCAAGCCACGAGTTCCAGACCCCTCTGACCTCCATAGGGGTCACGGCGGAGTTCCTCATGGACGAGGAGGACGTCGACGCCAGAAAACGATACCTCAACTCCATTCTGGAACAGCAGAGACGGTTGACCTCCCTCGTGGACGACATGCTGTTACTCTCAAGGTTGGAAGCCGAACCTCCCAAGGAAAAAAGAGAGCCCCTCGACCTTACCGAGGTCCTGTCCGAGGTGATATCGGAACACCGATCCCACCCCATGGCTTCAGAGGTAGAGATAACTCTGGAAGCCCCAGAAAAGGCCCCAATGGTGGGACGAAGAGACGAGCTCTACCGGGCCCTGGGCAACCTAATAGGCAACGGCGTGAAATACGTCAAAAGACGCTTCGAAAACGAACCGGGCGGGAAGATAGTCGTGGAGCTGAAAGAGAACGAAGACCTCTGGACGGTCACGGTGTCCGACAACGGAGTGGGTATAAAGGAAAGCCTGGCCTCCTCCATCTTCGAACGGTTCCAGAGAGGGGATCCCTCCAGAAGCAGAAAGAACTGGGGACAGGGAGGATACGGCCTTGGACTGGCCATAGCCAAGAGGATAGTGGAGGGACACGACGGCAGAATCGATCTGACCAGATTCGTGGACGGAGCCACCTTCGAGGTGACCCTCCCGAAATAA
- a CDS encoding response regulator, producing the protein MSLQGKRILLVEDESSIVDVVSQALKRYGFDVMTADNGDDALDMLYPVLPDLVLLDLMLPGMDGWEVCRRIRSSPESRALPIIMMTARRDERDLVQGLELGADDYIRKPFSLVELMARVKSLIRRTQLVQTKPTVSVGDLEIDLEGQIAKFKGEEINLSLTEYRLLRTLAERPGQVVPRERLLSLIWGVYGGDTRTVDVHISRLRKKLAQAGGDSAPTITALRGRGYRIIVEESNEKPEG; encoded by the coding sequence GTGAGCTTACAGGGCAAGAGAATTTTATTGGTGGAGGACGAATCCTCCATAGTGGACGTCGTATCCCAGGCTCTGAAGAGATACGGCTTCGACGTCATGACCGCCGACAACGGAGACGACGCCCTGGACATGCTGTATCCCGTGCTGCCCGACCTGGTGCTTCTGGACCTGATGCTCCCCGGCATGGACGGCTGGGAGGTCTGTCGACGGATAAGGTCCTCTCCGGAGAGTCGGGCTCTCCCCATAATAATGATGACGGCCAGACGGGACGAGCGAGATCTGGTACAGGGGCTAGAACTGGGCGCCGACGACTACATCCGGAAGCCCTTCTCCCTGGTGGAACTGATGGCCCGGGTGAAATCCCTGATAAGACGCACCCAGCTCGTCCAGACCAAACCGACCGTATCGGTAGGCGACCTGGAGATAGACCTGGAGGGCCAGATAGCCAAGTTCAAGGGAGAGGAGATCAACCTGAGCCTGACCGAATACAGGCTGCTCCGAACCCTGGCTGAGAGGCCGGGACAGGTTGTCCCGAGGGAGAGACTTCTCTCCTTGATATGGGGGGTCTACGGGGGCGACACTAGAACCGTGGACGTCCACATATCAAGGTTGAGGAAGAAACTGGCTCAGGCCGGAGGAGACTCGGCTCCTACCATAACGGCCCTCAGGGGCCGAGGATACAGGATAATCGTGGAGGAATCGAATGAAAAGCCTGAAGGGTAA
- the phoU gene encoding phosphate signaling complex protein PhoU, with amino-acid sequence MMNIDSRNHIEEELGSLKRETLHLAALARESLNRAVWALKERDRDAALEVVRKDDEMDDLTRSIDQRCLQFLARFQPMGEDLRTVLSIMHMAVDMERIGDYGDNVARVALDLSNQLPIKPLIDIPRMSQLFSQMLDQCMEAFDRCDVEKAKAIFPMDDDMDDLESQILRELLFLMMARPERIEQASQLLTVARTLERAGDRVTNIAERVVYICTGDTVRSSRYRRPRPGSDIVDEDGKTRR; translated from the coding sequence ATGATGAACATAGACTCGAGAAACCACATAGAGGAAGAACTCGGATCCCTGAAGAGGGAAACACTCCACCTGGCGGCCCTGGCGAGGGAATCGCTCAACAGGGCGGTGTGGGCTCTCAAGGAAAGGGATCGGGACGCGGCGTTGGAGGTCGTCCGAAAAGACGACGAGATGGACGATTTGACCAGATCCATCGACCAGAGATGTCTCCAGTTCCTGGCCCGTTTCCAGCCCATGGGAGAGGATCTTAGGACGGTGCTGTCCATAATGCACATGGCCGTCGACATGGAGAGGATAGGCGACTACGGCGACAACGTGGCCAGGGTAGCGTTGGACCTGTCGAACCAGCTTCCCATAAAGCCTCTCATAGACATACCCAGGATGTCCCAGCTGTTCTCCCAGATGCTGGACCAGTGCATGGAGGCTTTCGACCGGTGCGACGTCGAGAAGGCCAAGGCTATCTTTCCTATGGACGACGACATGGACGACCTGGAGAGTCAGATACTCAGGGAGTTGTTATTCCTCATGATGGCCCGGCCGGAGCGGATAGAACAGGCATCCCAGCTGTTGACCGTGGCCAGGACCCTCGAAAGAGCGGGAGACCGAGTGACCAACATAGCCGAGAGAGTCGTCTATATCTGCACCGGCGATACCGTACGTTCAAGCCGCTACAGACGTCCCAGGCCGGGAAGCGATATCGTAGACGAAGACGGAAAAACACGGCGATAA